AATGGTACGGTGCCGGTCCGAATGAAAAAGTAGGAGTTGGGATGTATGATGATCGCTTTGTTTTTAATTCCGATGGAACATATATGCATATTACAAACAATACAAATGATGCATCCGGAACGGATACTTCTGGAACAATTTTTGGTCGTAACCCACATATAGTTAACGATTTAGGATCAAACACAGGCGTTATAAATGGTGCCGATATAGAAAACTATGTATATAGCGATTATTCAGAAACGTGGTCATTAACAGCTCCTGGAGGTGTTGAAACATTAAGTCTTACGGGACTAGGTTTTATTGGATATTATACTGGAGGAAATCATACATATCAAATTTTTGATCGAAGTGTAGCTAATGAATTACTGTTACGAACTACCGATGCTGCTGGTGAATTTGACTGGTGGTTTATTATTACATCGGATTAGTGAAATCTCTTAAATACTATACTTATAGAAAATCACATTTTAAGTCGAGACCATGAAAAAAAGTAATTTACTACCCCTAACTTTCCTTATATTACTATTTGTAGTTTCATGCGCTACGAAGATAGACCCGGAAACATACAAAAACCCAAACGCTCCTGTTGAAGATCGGGTAAATTCACTCCTGTCTGTAATGACATTAGAAGAAAAAGTGGGGCAAATGAACCAATACAATGGTTTTTGGGATTTAACAGGCCCGGCTCCCGGTAGTGGTGATGCAGCTAAAAAATATGAGCACCTGAAAAAAGGCCGGGTAGGATCAATGCTAAATGTAAGAGGGGTTCAAAATGTAAGAAAAGTACAAAAGATCGCGGTCGAAGAATCCGGGTTAGGCATTCCTTTGATCATAGGCTTTGATGTAATTCACGGGTATAAAACACAATCACCCATACCCTTGGCAGAATCTGCCAGTTGGGATTTGGAAGCTATTAAGAGATCTGCCAGGATGGCTGCTGTGGAGGCCTCTGCAGCAGGAATTAACTGGACATTTGCACCTATGATCGATATTTCCAGAGATGCCCGATGGGGGAGAGTCATGGAAGGAGCAGGGGAAGACACCTATTTGGGAAGTAAAATAGCTGCGGCCAGAGTACGAGGATTTCAGGGCAGTGACCTGAGTCGGCATAATACTATTGCAGCTTGTGCAAAACATTTTGCAGCATACGGCTTTGCAGCATCAGGAAAAGATTATAATACTGCAGATATAGGAACTTCCACGCTGTACAACACTGTTTTCCCTCCGTTTCAGGCGGCTGTAAAGGCAGACGTAAAAACAGTTATGAACTCTTTTAATGAGATAAATGGAATTCCGGCTACCGGTGATTCGTTCCTGCAAAGAGATATTCTGAAAGGCAAATGGGGATTTGAAGGATTTGTTATTTCAGACTGGGGATCCTTGGCGGAAATGATAGCACATGGATATGCGGAAGACAAAGAACACGCTGCGGAACTGGCTGCTAAAGCAGGATCTGATATGGATATGGAATCTTATGCTTATGTAAATCATTTGGCAGGCCTTGTAAAAGAAGGAAAAGTAAAAGAACCTCTAATAGATGATGCAGTAAAAAGGATTTTGAAGGTTAAATTTGAATTAGGGCTTTTTGAAGACCCTTATAAGTACTGTGATGAAGCCAGGGAAAAGGAAGTTATCGGTAGTAAGCAAATACATGATGCTGCTTTGGATATGGCAAAAAAATCGATTGTTTTGCTTAAAAATGAAGGAAATATATTACCACTTAAAAAGAACGGACAGAAAATTGCACTTATAGGTGCGCTAGCTTCAGATAAGAACAGCCCTTTAGGAAATTGGCGATTGGCTGCAAAAGATGATTCTGCCGTTTCTGTCTTGGAAGGAATGCAATCCTATAAAGGAAATACTTTACTATATGCAGAAGGCGCTAAAGTATCTGTCGGTACTACCAATTTTTTTACTGAAGTAACCATTAATACTACAGATACATCCGGATTTAAAAAGGCTATTTCTGTCGCTAAAAAAGCGGACGTAGTAGTGATGGTTTTAGGAGAAGTAGGTTTCCAGAGCGGAGAAGGAAGAAGCAGAGCCAATTTAGGATTACCAGGTGTTCAGCAAAAATTATTGGAAGTGGTTTATAAGGCAAATAAAAACATCGTGTTAGTATTAAATAACGGAAGACCTTTGGCAATTAATTGGGCAGATGAAAATATTCCTGCTATTCTGGAAGCCTGGCAATTAGGTTCGCAAAGCGGTAATGCTATAGCTCAGGTACTATATGGCGACTATAACCCCAGTGGTAAATTGCCCATGAGTTTTCCAAGAGATGTAGGCCAGATGCCTCTTTATTATAATTATAAAAATACCGGAAGACCGGGACCTAAAAAAGAAGTTTTCTGGACACATTATCAAGATATGGAGAACACTCCTCTGTATCCTTTTGGATATGGCTTGAGTTATACTTCTTTTGAATATTCGAATATCAGTGTACAAAATAATTACACCTCTGATAAGACTGTTAAAATAACAGTTGATATAAAAAATACCGGTAAAACGGATGGTAAAGAGGTAGCTCAATTATATATTCGGGATCTTTTTGCAAGTGTTACAAGGCCGGTAAGAGAATTAAAAGGATTTGAGTTAATCCCTTTAAAAACAGGTGAAACAAAAAAAATCTCTTTTACCTTAACAGATGAAGAGCTTGGTTTTTATGATAATGAAGGTGTGTTTTTAGTAGAACCGGGAACATTTAAAGTATTTGTCGGAGGCAGCTCCTATGCAAGTTTAACATCTGAATTTGAATTAGAATGAAAAAATTAACTTCATTTATTACTATACTATTACCTTTCATTATTTCATGTAGTGAAAAAGAAGTAATTTTTGAAGATCATTTTTCTTCTCAAACTTTAGATGAATCTTCTTGGAACTACGATATAGGAGACGGCTGTCCAAATCTTTGTGGTTGGGGAAACAACGAACGTCAGTTATATACCAAAGAGAATGTATCAGTAAAAAATGGAAATTTGGTGATTACTGCAACTAAAAAAGATACAGCGTATTATTCAGGAAAGATTCACACAAAACAAAAAGTAGCATTTCAATATGGTATCGTAGAAGTAAGAGCAAAACTTCCCTTGGGAAGCGGTTTATGGCCGGCAATTTGGATGCTTGGAAACGATATTGATGAGAACGGGTGGCCAAATTGCGGAGAAATTGATATTATGGAATACGTAGGTAAAGAGCCACATACCTTATATACTTCCTTACATACTCCGGATAGCTTTGGAAATACGATTAACTCCAAAAAGACAATAAAAGAAAATTTAGAAGAAGGATTTCACATATATAAAACAAATTGGACAAAAGATGAAATCTCATTTTACTTGGATGACGAGCTAGTATATACCTTTTCTCCTGAAATAAAGAATATCAAAAATTGGCCTTTTAACAAACCTTTCTATATAGTTCTTAATTTAGCTGTTGGAGGGAATTTTGGAGGCCCGGAGGTAGATGATTCTATTTTTCCTCAAAAATTTATAATTGATTATGTAAAAGTGTATAAAAATTAATTCTAAAAACCATTAAATTTAAATTATGAAGAAAATTACTTATTTATTAATGTTATTAACGGTTGTAGGTTACGCACAGACAACACTTATTGATTTTGAGACAGCGACTACGTGGACCGATTTCGACGGAGGCGTTATGACAACCGAGACAAATCCTTACAATAATTCGGACAATAATTCGGCGAATGTGGGGAAGATGGTAAAAAATGCCGGTCAACCATGGGGAGGAAGTTGGACAGATTTAGGTTCACCTATAGATTTTTCAAGTAATAATGCAGTATCCGTAAAGGTGTATTCACCAAGAGTAGGAGCTAAATTATTATTTAAAGTAGAGAATGAAACAGACGGAGGAGTATTTTTCCAGCAAGAAGCTACTACTACTATGGCAAATGCCTGGGAAACATTGACATATGATTTTTCGTCAGTTAATACTGCCAATAGCTATCAGAAAGTAGTGCTTATTTTTGATAATGGAACTGTCGGAGATGGAAGTGCCAATTTTACATTCTATGTTGATGATATTACCCTATACCTAGATAGTAGTGCACTTAGTCAGATAGATTTGCCAGTAAATTTTGAAGGAAGCACTACAAATTATACGGTAACTGATTTTGGAGGTAATGCATCTATGTTAGTAACGGATCCGGCTAATAGTTCAAATAATGTGATACAATCTGTTAAAACAACCGGAGCTGAGATTTGGGCAGGTACCACAATAGGTACGCCTTCAGGTTTTGCTACGGCAATTCCTTTTACAGCTACAAGTACTAAAATGTCCGTAAAAGTGCGATCACCGTTAGCCTTTAGATTAGCAAATAGAAATAATTACTTAAAATAAAAACATAATAGTTATGATGAAATTTCTTTTTTTGCTTCTTTTTTTCTTTGTTAATAACTCTTATTTTGTTGATAACCAAAAACACAAAAGAACGGAGTGAACTTTAGCGGCCAGCTAGCTTTTTAGAGCCATCCCCCGTATTAGTCTCCGTTCTTTTTAAAAGTTACTTAGAACCATATAGAATTTCAGTTTCTGCCCTTATTAAAGGTCTTAGTTTAAGTAACTATTATTAATATCTAATTACAAAATTATGAAAACAAATGAAATTATCGGAATCGATGTCAGTAAATTATTAATTGATGTTTGTATCTATTCTAAACAAATTGTTCAACAGTTTGAGAACAGTAAATCTGGATTTAAATTAATGCTAAAGTGGAGTTTTAAAAATTCGTCTTTCTCTAAAGAAGAAACCATGTTTGTATTTGAACATACAGGAATGTACTCTCATTTATTATCTGTGTCTTTAACT
This window of the Flavobacteriaceae bacterium genome carries:
- the bglX gene encoding beta-glucosidase BglX, giving the protein MKKSNLLPLTFLILLFVVSCATKIDPETYKNPNAPVEDRVNSLLSVMTLEEKVGQMNQYNGFWDLTGPAPGSGDAAKKYEHLKKGRVGSMLNVRGVQNVRKVQKIAVEESGLGIPLIIGFDVIHGYKTQSPIPLAESASWDLEAIKRSARMAAVEASAAGINWTFAPMIDISRDARWGRVMEGAGEDTYLGSKIAAARVRGFQGSDLSRHNTIAACAKHFAAYGFAASGKDYNTADIGTSTLYNTVFPPFQAAVKADVKTVMNSFNEINGIPATGDSFLQRDILKGKWGFEGFVISDWGSLAEMIAHGYAEDKEHAAELAAKAGSDMDMESYAYVNHLAGLVKEGKVKEPLIDDAVKRILKVKFELGLFEDPYKYCDEAREKEVIGSKQIHDAALDMAKKSIVLLKNEGNILPLKKNGQKIALIGALASDKNSPLGNWRLAAKDDSAVSVLEGMQSYKGNTLLYAEGAKVSVGTTNFFTEVTINTTDTSGFKKAISVAKKADVVVMVLGEVGFQSGEGRSRANLGLPGVQQKLLEVVYKANKNIVLVLNNGRPLAINWADENIPAILEAWQLGSQSGNAIAQVLYGDYNPSGKLPMSFPRDVGQMPLYYNYKNTGRPGPKKEVFWTHYQDMENTPLYPFGYGLSYTSFEYSNISVQNNYTSDKTVKITVDIKNTGKTDGKEVAQLYIRDLFASVTRPVRELKGFELIPLKTGETKKISFTLTDEELGFYDNEGVFLVEPGTFKVFVGGSSYASLTSEFELE
- a CDS encoding family 16 glycosylhydrolase — protein: MKKLTSFITILLPFIISCSEKEVIFEDHFSSQTLDESSWNYDIGDGCPNLCGWGNNERQLYTKENVSVKNGNLVITATKKDTAYYSGKIHTKQKVAFQYGIVEVRAKLPLGSGLWPAIWMLGNDIDENGWPNCGEIDIMEYVGKEPHTLYTSLHTPDSFGNTINSKKTIKENLEEGFHIYKTNWTKDEISFYLDDELVYTFSPEIKNIKNWPFNKPFYIVLNLAVGGNFGGPEVDDSIFPQKFIIDYVKVYKN